The following proteins come from a genomic window of Leguminivora glycinivorella isolate SPB_JAAS2020 chromosome 6, LegGlyc_1.1, whole genome shotgun sequence:
- the LOC125227457 gene encoding protein arginine N-methyltransferase 1: protein MADVPDLSSDEEHFEEDEWQEMETSGASVTCLYCANVSTSIEDAVKHCESVHNFNLNTLKAKFNMDCYSYIKLINYIKTHKPKADSVMNATEALWEEDKYLKPVENDEWLMFDFESLADPPSSPQSYHANVENGLVTLTQSHFQELQRTIQVLTQQLNESKTHLQMAKEDISKMQASMKTIVDVGSSNSNGGDGVMIVDCVSKVPLEDDEGYFNTYAHFGIHYDMLSDKVRTESYRNAILNNKETMKDKIVLDLGCGTGILSMFSATAGAKKVYALDQSEVVYHAMDIIRENNLHETIKVVKGRLENTKLDEKVDIIVSEWMGYFLLFEGMLDSVIYARENCLKPGGLLLPNRCNISLVASGDVDTHKKLIEFWSDVYGYKMNCMKPEVVREASIDVVGSKNIISEPCVVKDIDINTCNTDVMDFTSSFKLPITKDGSLTSLVGYFDTFFDLPNKVSFSTGPHTMATHWKQTVFYFRDCKEVKQGDVIEGTIMCNRQKTDVRALSIQIDIFGKTHKYILS from the coding sequence aTGGCTGACGTACCAGATCTAAGTAGCGATGAAGAGCATTTCGAAGAAGATGAATGGCAGGAGATGGAAACGAGTGGAGCTTCGGTAACTTGCTTATACTGTGCCAATGTTTCCACATCCATCGAAGACGCTGTAAAACACTGCGAGAGTGtacataactttaatttaaaCACACTGAAAGCAAAGTTCAACATGGACTGCTATTCTTACATCAAGCTAATCAACTATATCAAGACGCACAAGCCGAAAGCAGACTCTGTAATGAATGCTACCGAAGCTTTGTGGGAGGAGGATAAATACCTAAAACCAGTGGAAAACGACGAATGGTTGATGTTTGACTTCGAATCGCTGGCCGATCCGCCTAGTTCTCCCCAATCCTACCACGCGAACGTCGAAAATGGCTTAGTCACACTGACCCAAAGCCATTTCCAAGAACTACAAAGAACAATTCAAGTTTTGACTCAACAACTCAACGAAAGCAAGACTCATTTGCAAATGGCTAAGGAGGACATCAGCAAGATGCAGGCATCAATGAAAACCATTGTGGATGTGGGCTCAAGTAATTCGAACGGAGGTGACGGTGTTATGATTGTTGACTGTGTTTCAAAAGTGCCTTTGGAAGATGATGAAGGTTACTTCAATACTTACGCACACTTCGGTATTCACTATGACATGCTCTCAGATAAAGTACGAACGGAAAGCTATAGAAATGCAATATTGAACAATAAAGAAACAATGAAAGATAAGATCGTACTTGATTTAGGATGTGGCACAGGTATTCTTTCTATGTTTTCCGCAACAGCCGGTGCTAAGAAAGTGTATGCACTAGATCAATCTGAAGTTGTGTATCACGCAATGGATATtattagagaaaataatttacatGAAACAATAAAAGTAGTGAAAGGCAGATTGGAGAACACAAAGCTTGATGAAAAGGTTGATATAATTGTTTCTGAATGGATGGGTTATTTCCTGCTGTTTGAAGGCATGTTAGATAGTGTAATATATGCCCGAGAAAACTGCCTTAAGCCAGGAGGATTATTACTACCTAACAGATGCAACATTAGTCTTGTAGCCAGCGGAGATGTGGACACACACAAAAAGTTGATAGAGTTCTGGTCAGACGTGTATggttataaaatgaattgtatGAAGCCTGAAGTAGTCCGGGAAGCCAGTATTGATGTTGTTGGATCAAAAAACATCATATCAGAGCCGTGTGTGGTTAAAGATATTGATATAAACACATGTAATACAGATGTCATGGATTTTACGTCATCATTTAAACTTCCAATCACAAAGGATGGGTCTTTGACATCTCTTGTTGGGTATTTTGACACTTTCTTTGATCTTCCTAATAAAGTTTCATTTTCTACAGGCCCGCATACAATGGCCACTCATTGGAAACAGACTGTCTTCTATTTCAGAGATTGTAAAGAAGTCAAACAAGGGGATGTTATTGAAGGTACAATTATGTGCAATAGGCAAAAAACTGATGTTAGAGCATTGTCAATACAAATAGATATATTTGGTAAAACCCATAAGTATATTTTAAGCTAG